The Littorina saxatilis isolate snail1 linkage group LG13, US_GU_Lsax_2.0, whole genome shotgun sequence genome contains a region encoding:
- the LOC138945606 gene encoding D(2) dopamine receptor-like, with the protein METNHSRNTHSVPLYLLPTSQPRPGPSLPPPRPPPHLSVSSVVSSSIDDGGGGGGGTPFVLFPAVISPTDNSEPYIDTASHQVLPTGVNSYLPDFWAEDWNDTVSIHNRTLGMNTIAGGGGVGGGGGGGLVDGPYNWAILLLAPLVVFGIAGNTLVILAISLERRLQNVTNYFLLSLAVTDLLVSLIVMPFSIINEFTGRWQFGLILCNLFVTADVLMCTLSILHLCTISLERYIGIRYPLWAKNKSGKRTVLVKITLVWTLAIAITSPITVLGIVGQDNIFQDGQCFLANDHFIIYGSIFAFFIPLTIMVVMYALTVRMLNKQAKLCGAGAGDEAGTRGRGGREGMPMIRRSTSRRHWQRENRHTVLGTSRNSYYHRNHHPSREPLTATNSYPLGAGGARFSQRYQPLSKRNTLPHYHDRESSIPRETLRESAEFEYCNGNGRGNSDEHLDASPTKKSWRRLVQKNAGALQDMHDEEAEEPRRLKELVRKHHVAVKAANILLMRRDLLRKENSSVQTEQKASKVLGVVFMIFVVCWAPFFLVNILQVLCSDCSFSPTLFTVFVWLGYVSSTLNPIIYTVFNKIFKLTFLKLLCCRYGLLNRGKRRSNNSTPLAKAAARHNSSGANSHSALITCNSMCRSSAGSSSNMEESMC; encoded by the exons CCCAGCCCCGTCCGGggccctccctccccccaccccggCCCCCTCCTCATCTCAGCGTCAGCTCCGTCGTCAGCAGCAGCATCGACgacgggggagggggaggaggggggactCCCTTCGTGTTGTTCCCCGCCGTCATCTCCCCCACAGACAACAGTGAGCCGTACATAGACACGGCGAGCCACCAGGTGTTGCCCACAGGGGTCAACTCCTACCTCCCGGACTTCTGGGCCGAGGACTGGAACGACACCGTCTCCATTCACAACAGGACTCTGGGGATGAACACGATAGCGGGAGGTGGAGGAGTAGGAGGAGGTGGAGGTGGCGGGCTTGTGGATGGCCCCTACAACTGGGCCATCCTGTTGCTGGCTCCCTTGGTAGTGTTCGGGATCGCGGGGAATACCTTGGTGATCCTGGCCATCTCCCTGGAGCGCCGCCTGCAGAACGTCACCAACTACTTCCTGCTGTCTCTCGCCGTCACCGACCTCCTCGTCTCCCTCATCGTCATGCCTTTCTCCATTATCAACGAGTTTACTG GTCGGTGGCAGTTCGGCCTGATCCTGTGCAACCTGTTCGTGACGGCGGACGTGTTGATGTGCACGCTGTCCATCCTGCACCTGTGCACTATCTCGCTGGAACGCTACATCGGCATCCGCTACCCGCTGTGGGCCAAGAACAAGTCCGGCAAGCGCACAGTGCTGGTCAAGATCACGCTGGTCTGGACGCTGGCCATCGCCATCACCTCGCCCATCACCGTGCTGGGCATCGTGGGGCAGGACAACATCTTCCAGGACGGCCAGTGCTTCCTGGCCAACGACCACTTCATCATCTACGGCTCCATCTTCGCCTTCTTCATCCCGCTCACCATCATGGTGGTCATGTACGCCCTCACCGTGCGCATGCTCAACAAGCAAGCCAAGTTGTGCGGGGCCGGGGCGGGGGACGAGGCGGGgacaagggggagggggggccgGGAGGGGATGCCCATGATCCGCCGTTCCACCAGCCGCCGGCACTGGCAGCGGGAAAACAGACACACGGTGCTCGGCACCTCACGCAACTCCTACTACCACCGCAACCACCATCCTAGCAGAGAGCCGCTCACCGCCACGAACTCCTACCCCTTAGGGGCGGGCGGGGCGCGGTTCTCTCAGCGCTACCAGCCGCTCAGCAAGCGCAACACACTGCCGCACTACCATGATCGGGAGAGCTCCATTCCCAGAGAGACGCTGCGCGAGTCCGCCGAGTTCGAGTACTGCAACGGCAACGGCAGGGGCAACAGTGACGAGCACCTGGACGCCAGCCCCACCAAGAAGAGCTGGCGGCGCCTGGTGCAGAAGAACGCGGGAGCGCTGCAGGACATGCATGACGAGGAGGCGGAGGAGCCGCGGCGACTCAAGGAGCTGGTCCGCAAGCACCACGTAGCCGTCAAGGCGGCCAACATCCTCCTGATGCGGCGGGACCTGCTGCGCAAGGAGAACAGCTCGGTGCAGACGGAGCAGAAGGCCAGCAAGGTGCTCGGGGTGGTCTTCATGATCTTCGTGGTGTGCTGGGCGCCCTTCTTCTTGGTCAACATCCTGCAGGTGCTGTGCTCGGACTGCTCCTTCTCGCCCACCCTCTTCACGGTCTTCGTGTGGCTGGGCTACGTGTCCAGCACGCTCAACCCCATCATCTACACCGTCTTCAACAAGATCTTCAAGCTCACCTTCCTCAAGCTGCTGTGCTGTCGCTACGGGCTGCTCAACAGAGGCAAGCGGCGCAGCAACAACTCCACGCCGCTGGCCAAGGCTGCCGCGCGACACAACAGCAGCGGGGCTAACTCACACTCCGCCCTCATCACCTGCAACTCCATGTGTCGGAGCAGCGCCGGCAGTAGCTCCAACATGGAGGAGTCTATGTGCTGA